AGGCAATCTGCCGTCTCGCACAGCTGGCGAGAGCGGCGGGGATCCATCTTGTCATAGCGACGCAGAGGCCGTCTGTCAACGTTATCACAGGGCTGATAAAGGCAAACATGCCTTCCAGGATCGCATTTTCCGTGTCCTCCGGTGTGGATTCCAGGACGATCATAGATATGAACGGCGCGGAGAAGCTGCTCGGGAAAGGGGATATGCTTTTTTATCCGTCCGGATACCAGAAGCCTGCCAGGGTGCAGGGAGCCTTTGTATCAGACAAGGAAGTGCAGAGCGTCGTAGAGTACCTGAAGGATCACAACGGAGATGCTACATACAGTGAAGAGATAGAAAATCACGTAAATACGAGTGCGGCCGGCGGAAATGCCGGACCTGGCTCAGCGGACGGTGAGGAACGCGACCTGTATTTTGCAGATGCGGGACGCCTCATTATAGAGAAAGAGAAAGCATCCATCGGCATGCTGCAGCGGACGTTTAAGATCGGATTCAACCGGGCTGCCCGGATCATGGACCAGCTGTGCGAAGCTGGTGTTGTGGGCGGTGAAGAAGGGACAAAACCGAGAAAGATACTTATGACGGCCGAAGAGTTTGAACGCTATATGGAAGAATAAGCCTGAAGAATCAGAGGAAAGGAAAGGGTTGACAAATGAAAACAGATATTCAGATTGCACAGGAAGCAGAAATGGCGCACATCAAAGAGGTTGCGGCCCAGGTTGGAATTGAGGAAGATGAGCTTGAGTTCTACGGAAAGTATAAAGCGAAACTGTCCGACGATGTGTGGGAGAAGATAAAGGACAGGCCGGACGGAAAGCTTGTTCTCGTTACAGCCATAAACCCGACGCCTGCCGGTGAAGGAAAAACAACGACGACGGTAGGTCTTGGAGAAGCGATGGCCAGGCTGGATAAAAAAGCAATCATCGCGCTCAGAGAACCGTCTCTTGGCCCGTGTTTCGGGATCAAGGGCGGGGCGGCCGGCGGAGGATATGCACAGGTCGTGCCTATGGAAGATTTGAATCTGCATTTTACCGGAGATTTTCACGCGATCACTTCTGCGAATAATCTGCTGGCTGCTCTTCTGGACAATCACATCCAGCAGGGTAATGCGCTCCAGATCGATCCGAGACAGGTCGTCTGGAAGAGATGCCTGGACATGAATGATAGAAATCTTCGCAATATCGTGGTGGGACTCGGCAGCAAAATGGACGGAATGGTGCGGGAAGATCATTTCGTGATCACGGTGGCGTCTGAGATCATGGCGATCCTCTGTCTGGCGGACGACATTCACGATCTGAAGAAAAGGCTTGGAAGGATCATCGTGGCTTATGATTTTGCGGGGGAACCGGTCACAGCAGATGATCTGGAGGCGACCGGCGCCATGACCGCGCTTTTGAAGGATGCGATCAAACCGAATCTGATCCAGACGCTGGAGCATACGCCGGCGCTTGTGCACGGAGGACCTTTTGCCAACATCGCTCACGGATGTAACAGTGTGCGGGCGACGAAGATGGCGCTGAAACTGAGCGATATCACGATAACAGAAGCAGGCTTCGGCGCGGATCTCGGCGCGGAAAAATTTCTGGATATCAAGTGCAGAAAAGCAGGATTTAAACCAGACGCGGTAGTTTTGGTTGCAACTGTGCGCGCTTTGAAGTATAATGGTGGAGTTGCTAAAAATGATTTGTCAAAAGAGAATATAGAAGCCCTGAAAAGGGGAATCGTAAATCTTGAGAAACATATAGAGAATATTCAGAAATATGATATTCCTGTAGTTGTCACCCTGAATTCCTTTATCACAGATACGGATGCCGAGAATGAGTTCATCCGGAAGTTCTGCGAGCAAAAGGGCTGTGAGTTCGCACTGTCAGAAGTGTGGGAGAAGGGTGGAGAAGGCGGCGTCGCGCTGGCAGAAAAGGTGCTGGATACGCTGGAGAATAAAGAGAGCAACTTCCATACGCTGTACGAAGATGAGCTGTCACTGGAAGAGAAGATCGAGACGATATCACGGGAAATCTACGGAGCACGTGGTGTTGTATACGAACCGGCCGCCCAGAAGCAGCTTGCGAAGATCGCGTCGATGGGATTTGGGAATCTGCCGGTCTGTATGGCAAAGAACCAGTATTCCCTTTCTGACGATGCCAAGAAGCTTGGACGTCCGACGGATTTCGACATTCATATCAGGGAAGTCTATGTAAGCGCAGGCGCTGGTTTCGTGGTCGCGCTCACAGGAGCGGTGATGACGATGCCCGGGCTTCCGAAGGTGCCGGCGGCAAACGGCATCGATGTATCTGAATCAGGCAGTATAACAGGATTATTCTAAGGAGATATGTAATATGGCCATGTTAATTGACGGGAAAGCAATTTCCGCACAGATAAAGGAGGAACTGAAGAAGGAGACCGCACTGCTTGCAGAAGAAGGCAGGCACGTCTGTCTTGCAGTCGTACAGGTCGGCGGTGATCCGGCTTCGTCCATCTATGTCGGGAATAAGAAAAAGGCATGTGATCAGGTTGGGATCGAATCACTGTCATATGAGCTTGAGGAGCAGACTTCTGAGGCAGAGCTGCTGTCCCTGATCGACAGGCTGAACCGGGACGATAAGGTGAACGGGATTCTCGTTCAGCTTCCGCTGCCGGGGCATATCAACGAAGATGCCGTGATCCGTGCCATACATCCGGACAAGGATGTGGATGGGTTTCACCCGGAGAGTGTGGGAAGGCTCTGCATCGGAGAGAAGGGCTTTGTACCCTGCACACCGGCGGGGATCATCCAGATGCTGAAGCGGTCCGGTATTGAGATCGAGGGGAAGGAGTGCGTCGTCGTAGGCAGGAGCAATATCGTGGGTAAGCCTATGGCCATGCTTCTGCTGCGGGAAAATGGAACCGTCACAGTGGCACACTCGAGAACAAAACAGTTGAGGGAAGTGACAAAGAGGGCAGATATTCTGGTCGCTGCAGTCGGGAAACCGAAGTTTATAACGGCAGAATATATAAAAGAAGGGGCAGTCGTCGTTGATGTCGGAATACACAGGAATGAGAATAACAAACTGTGCGGAGATGTGGACTTTGACGGCGTAAAAGAGAAAGC
This is a stretch of genomic DNA from [Clostridium] hylemonae DSM 15053. It encodes these proteins:
- a CDS encoding formate--tetrahydrofolate ligase; this encodes MKTDIQIAQEAEMAHIKEVAAQVGIEEDELEFYGKYKAKLSDDVWEKIKDRPDGKLVLVTAINPTPAGEGKTTTTVGLGEAMARLDKKAIIALREPSLGPCFGIKGGAAGGGYAQVVPMEDLNLHFTGDFHAITSANNLLAALLDNHIQQGNALQIDPRQVVWKRCLDMNDRNLRNIVVGLGSKMDGMVREDHFVITVASEIMAILCLADDIHDLKKRLGRIIVAYDFAGEPVTADDLEATGAMTALLKDAIKPNLIQTLEHTPALVHGGPFANIAHGCNSVRATKMALKLSDITITEAGFGADLGAEKFLDIKCRKAGFKPDAVVLVATVRALKYNGGVAKNDLSKENIEALKRGIVNLEKHIENIQKYDIPVVVTLNSFITDTDAENEFIRKFCEQKGCEFALSEVWEKGGEGGVALAEKVLDTLENKESNFHTLYEDELSLEEKIETISREIYGARGVVYEPAAQKQLAKIASMGFGNLPVCMAKNQYSLSDDAKKLGRPTDFDIHIREVYVSAGAGFVVALTGAVMTMPGLPKVPAANGIDVSESGSITGLF
- the folD gene encoding bifunctional methylenetetrahydrofolate dehydrogenase/methenyltetrahydrofolate cyclohydrolase FolD, translating into MAMLIDGKAISAQIKEELKKETALLAEEGRHVCLAVVQVGGDPASSIYVGNKKKACDQVGIESLSYELEEQTSEAELLSLIDRLNRDDKVNGILVQLPLPGHINEDAVIRAIHPDKDVDGFHPESVGRLCIGEKGFVPCTPAGIIQMLKRSGIEIEGKECVVVGRSNIVGKPMAMLLLRENGTVTVAHSRTKQLREVTKRADILVAAVGKPKFITAEYIKEGAVVVDVGIHRNENNKLCGDVDFDGVKEKAAAITPVPGGVGPMTIAMLMSNCVEAARK